One Eisenibacter elegans DSM 3317 genomic window, GGGCTAAACCTACTCAGTATGCACGATATCCGTACCCAAAATCCTGATATGCCGGCATACAAAAAATATTTTATGCACGGGACTTCGCACCACCTCGGCCTTGCTGTACACGATGTGGGCGATTGGTTTAGGCCTTTTACTGCCGGGATGGTCTTCACCTGTGAGCCGGGAATCTATATCCCCGAAGAAAACTTGGGCATCCGCCTCGAAAACGATATTCTCCTTACCACTGAGGGCAATATCAATCTCATGGCCAATATCCCCATCGAGGCCGAAGAAATCGAGGAACTGATGAATGCTTAAGGCAACAAAACCTTACCCCCTAACCCATCACCGTGTGCCGATTATCATACGGCGATGGGTTGGATAATCTCACCAAATCACCAAGCTTAACCCCAAGAACCTGTCTACCCTCTTTGCGGATATGAATAAAACCCTGCTACTTGTTTTATTGAGCCTAAGCTGTAGTCTAGGCTTGCTTCAAGCCCAACATCAAGCCTCGACTGAGGAACGCCGCGCCATCCAAGAACTAATCGACCAGCTCTTTGAGGCAATGCACAGCCGTGATACAGCTGCCCTAAAAACAGTATTCTACCCATCGGCCCTAATGCAGAGCATCAATGCCGAAGCCACACTCAGCCCAATACAAAACTATGAGGCTTTTGTAAACAATATCGCCGCTGTTCCCAAAAGTACCAAAATAGAAGAACGCCTGATGGGCTACAGTATTTGGGTAGATGGCTCCATGGCGACTGCTTGGACTCCCTACGAGTTTTATGTCAATGATACTTTTTCGCACTGTGGAGTCAATGCATTTCAACTCCTACACACAGCCCAGGGCTGGAAAATTATTTATATCGTAGACACACGCCGCCCGAAAGATTGTTCTCAATAAATTTTAGGTACAATAATTGACACTTGATACGACTACAGACACTTGAAATGTAAAACATTCGTTATATTTGGCCAGTGTTTCGCGCCTCTTTTGCGCGGGCTTCAACATTGTGTACAGTTCATTTTCTCGGTCTCGAAGGCAATCTCCCCATGGATAGCATCTATACATATTACCAACACTTGAAGCAAGCGCGTATGATTGTGTCTTATACTGGCGCTGTCGATGGTGAGCTGATTGATTTGCTAATCCAACTAAGCGAGCATAGGCTCAGTAACACCGCCATCAAAAAATCGACCCGCAAAAAGGTAATCAATATCCTGGTCGAAAGTTTGCAAAATATCTATCACTACACCCAAGCCTATCAAACGCTACCCGAAGTGTATGATTCGCCCTTTGTAGTGTTACAAGAGGCCGATGACGAGATTTGGCTACACGTAGGCAATTATGTAGACCAAGACAGGGCGATCTTTCTGGCTGCTAAGCTCGCCGAGATAGAGGTAATGAGCACCGATGAGCTTCAGGCGTATTATGTCAACCGCTTGGCTTCGCTCAGCCCCCCACCCGACGGAGAGGGAGGCGCAGGTCTAGGCCTGATAGAAATAGCCCGCAAATCGGCCAAAAGAATGCACTTCGCCCTCGAAAATACAGATAGCGAATATAAGTGTTTTACCCAATCTATCGCCATACAATTGTAGCAAGTCTGAGACCTAAAAAAACCGGAATTATGGACAATATTCACATAAAAGCTACTTCTAAAACCCCAGCTGTTAACTTTGATTATGCCAAAGGTTTGCTCGAAATCAGCGGGCGGTCTATCCCCGAAAACTCGTATCAATTTTACGACCAACTACTTTCTTGGCTAGACCATTACGCAACCAAGCCCCAAGAAGCTACTACGCTGATTTTTAAGCTCGACTATTTCAACACGGCCTCTTCTATGTATATCTTGGGTATCTTGAAACGGGTAGAAAAAATACACCTCGAAAGCAAAAAGGAGGTTAAAGTACAATGGTTTTTTGAAACGGATGACGAGGATATGCTCCAAACC contains:
- a CDS encoding nuclear transport factor 2 family protein, with amino-acid sequence MNKTLLLVLLSLSCSLGLLQAQHQASTEERRAIQELIDQLFEAMHSRDTAALKTVFYPSALMQSINAEATLSPIQNYEAFVNNIAAVPKSTKIEERLMGYSIWVDGSMATAWTPYEFYVNDTFSHCGVNAFQLLHTAQGWKIIYIVDTRRPKDCSQ
- a CDS encoding SiaB family protein kinase; amino-acid sequence: MDSIYTYYQHLKQARMIVSYTGAVDGELIDLLIQLSEHRLSNTAIKKSTRKKVINILVESLQNIYHYTQAYQTLPEVYDSPFVVLQEADDEIWLHVGNYVDQDRAIFLAAKLAEIEVMSTDELQAYYVNRLASLSPPPDGEGGAGLGLIEIARKSAKRMHFALENTDSEYKCFTQSIAIQL
- a CDS encoding DUF1987 domain-containing protein, whose product is MDNIHIKATSKTPAVNFDYAKGLLEISGRSIPENSYQFYDQLLSWLDHYATKPQEATTLIFKLDYFNTASSMYILGILKRVEKIHLESKKEVKVQWFFETDDEDMLQTGEDLRQVVSIPIETIEVDADEL